The genomic interval GGGTTTCAGCGACATATTCCGCTGGTGTCTGGGGTGTCGCGGGACCCGGCATCAGCCGCACGCTGATATTTGCATCGCTCGTGCCGGGCGCCTTGCCGAGCACTTCTGTTGCAGTATTGGCCACATCCCAGTTTTCCGGGAAGCCGATCACCACCCGCAGTGACCCGTGGTAGTAGGAAGTGCCTTTGATCAGTCCTGTTGCCGCCTCATTGCCATAGACCAGACCATCGATCATTTCCCAGAAATCTCTTTCCGGCTCCCGCAGTTCCTGCGGAAACAGGTGCAGTGATTTTTCCACCGCCTCGTGGAGGCGTTTGTCATTCTTGGGGTGGCTGGCAAACAGACCGTGATACACGGTGGGCTGCTTGAGCACGTTCTTGGCAAACAGCGAATGGTCCTTGAGCACATGGATCACGTCGATCATCGCGAGCGGGTTGTATCCGGCCCTGGCCAGAAACTCCCCGCCATACTCATCCGACTCGAGTTCGAAGTCCCGGCGGTAGCCCGAGGTGATGGTGGCCGTCGCGGTGTTGGAGAGATCCGCGATGGCTGTGGTGCCGGTAAAGATCGAGCCGATGATGCCCGCGACCGTACCGAATGCACCCATGAGGTTCGAGCGCTTCGCGTGCTCTCCCACCACATGGCCGATCTCGTGTCCGATGACACCGGCAAGCTCGTCCTCCGAGCGCATGTAGGCGATCAATCCCCGATGGATGAAGATGTAGCCATCCGGCAGCGCGAACGCATTCACCGAGGTGTCGTCGATCACGTAGAAGTGGTATTCCTTGCCCGCATCTGCACTGACCGCGACCAGTCTCTGGCCGATTTCGTCCACATACGCCTGCCACTCGGGATCGTCGTAGAGACCGCCGCTTTCGAGCAGCGACTGATAGGTCTTGGATCCGGGACCCGCCCAGCACAGAGCGCCTGCAAGCAGCAGCAGCGGGAAAAGCCTGGCAATGCGTTGGGCGGTCGTGGTCAAGCAATCACCTGAACTGCGGCACCCTGTCCGACAGGTACCAGCACGTCATACTCAGTATCGGCCCGACATTAGACCGCAAATACTGAGCCGGTTCAGCTCGAGCTGTTCCGGGAAGGTGATTCGAAAAAAGTGGGGAAGCTGAGGGTCCTCAGTTCCCGGGAAAGACGGCTGACCTTACTTGCTCAGGCCGCGCGTACCGAAACGCTTACGGAAGCGCTCAACCCGTCCGCCTGTATCCATCATCTTCTGCTTGCCGGTATAAAACGGGTGGCAGGCGGAGCATACGTCCAGATGGATGTCGCTGCTGAGCGTCGAGCGGGTTTCGATCACATTACCGCAGCTGCAGGTAGCTTTGATGTCCTGATACTCGGGGTGGATGTCCGGCTTCATGGTCTTTCCAGTCTTCCCCCGGTGGCCGCGCAGCCCCGTATTCGGGCTCGTTCCAGGGCACTCGAGGGTATTAAAAAAGGCCGCGCAGTGTAGTCAGATGCCGCCGGGAAGGCAATCCCTGGGGTAGTATCCTCGGCCCATGACGCCCAGCTCCAGCAACCCGGCACCAGCCAGTCCACCCCCCCGGGTCGCCCGGGTGGCGGTCGCCGTGCCCCTGCATCGGCTGTTCGACTATTCGGTACCGGCGGAACTGCCGATGCCTGCCATCGGTGCCCGGGTCGCGGTGAAGTTTTCCGGACGGCGCACCGTCGCAGTCTGCGTCGCGCAGAATCCGGCCGACGCCCACGACCGTCTGAGCCCTCTCATCGAGGTACTCGATGACGACAATCTGCTTGGCGAAGATCTCTGGCGGCTTGCCCAATGGATGGCCGACTACTACCAGCACCCCCTTGGGGAAGTCATCGCCACCCTGCTGCCCAGTGCCGCCCGGGTGCCGAAACGTCTGAAGATCGTCCGACCCGAATGCTGGGAGATCTGTGGCCCGGCGGGTGACTTAACGCGTGCCCCCCGCC from Pseudomonadales bacterium carries:
- a CDS encoding M48 family metalloprotease is translated as MTTTAQRIARLFPLLLLAGALCWAGPGSKTYQSLLESGGLYDDPEWQAYVDEIGQRLVAVSADAGKEYHFYVIDDTSVNAFALPDGYIFIHRGLIAYMRSEDELAGVIGHEIGHVVGEHAKRSNLMGAFGTVAGIIGSIFTGTTAIADLSNTATATITSGYRRDFELESDEYGGEFLARAGYNPLAMIDVIHVLKDHSLFAKNVLKQPTVYHGLFASHPKNDKRLHEAVEKSLHLFPQELREPERDFWEMIDGLVYGNEAATGLIKGTSYYHGSLRVVIGFPENWDVANTATEVLGKAPGTSDANISVRLMPGPATPQTPAEYVAETLKQDVVDGQELDINGYKAFLASIEVTDGSAKARTIAVVFKESNVYLFRGEAGPMSDLEQFGKDWLATLSSFRAMTAEDLKVANSQRIKVVVASPSDTFASLAKKSSIKTYPAETLRVINGMHPIGEPRAGDFVKIVQ
- the rpmE gene encoding 50S ribosomal protein L31, which produces MKPDIHPEYQDIKATCSCGNVIETRSTLSSDIHLDVCSACHPFYTGKQKMMDTGGRVERFRKRFGTRGLSK